TTATTACTCCTAATATGCGTTTTGCTTACATCTTCTTATTATTTTGTAGCAGATGTTAAAAACGCTGTTTTAGGGGTTAATGATTTTGTTTTAAATAAGCTTTATAATGCTTATGATTACACCAAACAAAATATTACTAAATATTTTAATCAAGTAAATCAGATAGATGAATTAAGCACAGAAAATAAAAAGCTAAAACAATACAAATTCTTATATGATAATTTGGTTATAGAATATAACAATCTTGCAAAAGCCCATAATCTTAAAAAATATGAATTTGAACTAGCCTTAACTAGGGTATTATCTTATGAAAAAATTGGAAGTTTGACTAAATTTTGGATGAGTTATGATGGTATAAAGCCTGATATTACTTATGGTTTGATATATGATAATAATGCAGTGGGGATTATGTATTCAAATAATAATAGAGCTTATGCACTTAGTTTAAATGATGAAAAATGTGTTTTTTCTGTGGTTGTTGGGGAAAATAAAACTCCTGCTATTTTACAAGGTAGTAAAAATTCAATTTATGTTAATTTCGTTACTGATTATAAAGAATTAAATATAGGAGATTTGGTTTATACGAGTGGAAAGGATTTGATTTTTCCAGAGGGTATTTATGTTGGAAAAGTAGTAAAAATCATAGATGAAGCTGGGTATAAAAGAGCTATTTTAGAAGATACAAAAACTCTTAGTCCTTATAGATATGTTTATATGGTAAGTGCTAAAGAGAACTCACAAGAAATTAAAAATTAAAATCTTAAATTATTTTTTATTAATTTACCCTTTGTTAATAGGGGGGGGTGTAGAATAATTACTTCATTTTAAAAAAGGAGTAATTATGGATAAGAGTTCCATTTTAATGCTACTTGATAATAAAATTTCAAGCGAGCAAAAGTTTATGCTAAATGATAAACTTGATAATTTAAGCGAAGAAAAATATAAAAACCTTCCACTAATCCCGTTAAAAAGCCCAATTTTAGCAGCAGTTTTAGGATTTTTCTTCGGAGTTTGGGGTGTTGATAGATTTTATCAAGGAAATATGCTTTTAGGATTTTTAAAAATAGGTCTATTTTTAATAGGCTTAGCTTCGACACTTGTATTTATCGGAGTTTTTATTTTATGGGCTTTATATATTTATGTATTAGTTGATATATATTTTGTATATAAAGCAGTTCAAAAAGACAATTACACAAAAATATTACAAATAATAGGATGATTTTATGAAAACAGATTTTTTAATTTCTAACAAAGGTCAAGAATTAATCAAAAACGAAGAAGAATTGAGAGTAAAGTTGAGTGAATTTGTAGGAGAATTGCCAAATGCTGCAATAGTTGATGAGTTAAGCAATGCGGCAAAATACTATACAAATAATGGCGAATCAAATACAGCAAGATATTCTTTTAGACTAAAAGATATATGCCTTCCTACATTATTGTTTAGTTATTTTAGTTATGCGTTGCGTTCTATGTGGATTTATGCAGGAATTGTTTATGGGGCAATTGTGGTTTTATCTTTTTTTGGTTATTTTTATTTTAAACCAAAGGGCTTATCAAATTCTTTTGATTTTTCTTATATTAGTTATGTTTTAATTTATGTAATTATCAGCGTTTTAACAAGTGCAACTTATAGATATTTTTTATTAAAAGAATTTTTCACTAAATACGAATTAACACTTATTAGCAAACCTAGAAAACCCATAAATATCTTAATAGCTATTGGATTTATTATTGCTTTATTGTTAGTTATAAAATTAATTAGCCTTTTTATTGTAGGTGCTAGTGTAATGGCTATTGGTGGTGTAACTAGATGGTAAGAATAGGAATTTAAAATTCCTATTTTATATAGCTTAAAGATTTTTTAAGCTTTTTTAATCTTTCTAAATCTTTATGCTTTAATTTTAATAAAGTTTCAATTAATTGAGTATGCAAGGCTTGTAATTCTACTAATTCATCTTTACTTAGAGTATCTAGCCAACCGCTATTAATTTTATCTTCTAGCTCATTGGCTAAACTTTCTAATTCGTAAAAATCTTCATTAACTAATGCTAATTTGATTTTAGTTATCAATGTTTGCTCTCTAAATATGAAATTACGCCTAAAGCAGCGTTAGCACCATCAGCCGCAGCACAAACAACTTGTCTTGGAGCATCTACTCTTAAATCTCCTGCAGCAAACAAGCCTTCAACACTCGTTCTCATTTTTAAATCAACCTTAACAGCATCTCCTACCATTTCGCATAAAAATGAGCCATCAGTTTGTTTTAATACTTCATTTCTCACATCAAGTCCTACGAAAGTAAATATCCCTGGAACTGCTAAATCTTTTTTGCTACCATCATTAAATACTATTTTAACCCCAGTAACTCCAGCATTATCTCCTACAACTTCTTCTACTTTAGCGTTTAAAATGAACTCAATTTTTTCATTTTTCTTAGCTCTTTCAACGGTTGATGGAGCTGCACGAAAACCTTCTCTTCTGTGGATTAAATATACTTTAGAGCATAGATTAGCTAGATAAAGTGCTTCTTCAAGTGCAGTATCTCCACCACCTAAAACTGCAACTTCTTTTTTTCTATAAAACGCACCATCGCAAGTTGCACATGTGCTTACTCCACGACCAAAAAATTCATTTTCGCCTATAAAACCAGCTTTTTTAGGAGCTGCTCCTGTGCAAACTATAACAGCTTTAGCATCTTCGCTTGAATTATCAGAGAAAATTATTTTAAAATTCTCGCCATTTTTTTCAACTCTAATTACTTCTTTTTGCTCAATTTTTAGACCAAATCTAGTGCTTTGCTCACTCCAAGGTGCCATAAAGCTAATTCCATCCATTACGGTTGCAACGCCTGGGTAATTCTCCATCTCACTTGAGCTTGTGATTTGTCCGCCTGGCATAAATTTTTCATACATTACAACATTTTTAAGCCCACCACGAGTTGCATACAATCCCGCACTAAGACCAGCAGGGCCACCACCAATAATAGCTAAATCTAACATTTTATCTCCTAATTAATAATTTTTATTATTTAATAATAACTTTATTAAGTTAATCAAGTTTAAAATTTATTATACTTTAATTCGTTACCAAACAATCTAATTTTGTCTTTTTTATAATCACTTCTAAGTGGGCTTAAATAACTTTTATATTCAATAGGATAAATTCCTGTAATATCACAAATTAAATGTATTAAATCATCGCTCATAAAAGGCAAATCTTTAGCTTTATTTAAATCTTTTAATAGTTTTTTATGATTTTCTTCAAAAGAATTTGAATAAAGAATTATAAAAGGTATTTCAGCAGTAATTTTATCTAAAATATGCCCTAAAACAGATTTGCTTTTATCATCATATAAGCTTTCAGCATGGTCGCTTAAATAAATTATCAAACTATCATCATTTTTAAATATATCATAAATATTTTGGATTATATAATCAGTATAAAGTATGGAATTATAATATTCTGCTATGCTTTTTTTATCGCTTATATTAGTTTTAATATCGCTTTCATTAAATTTTGCAAATTCTTTAGGATAGCGTTTTTTGTAATTTCCGTGATTTCCTAAAAGATGAATTACTATGAAATTATTATCACTTAATTTTAGGTTTTTAATAATAGGCAATAAAACCCCATCATATTTTGCATAACTTAAAGTATCGCTAGAGCTCATATATTTATTTGTAAAATAAGAAAAATCACTCATAATACCAACACTAGCAGCATTATTTCCCCATTCGCTAATATAGTCTTGATTAGATATCCAAAAGGTTTTGTAATTTGCTAATTTGAATAAATTAATAATGTCTAAATTCTCATAAAATTTTCTTTCACTTAAATTATCTAAATTAGCAAAATTAAGTAATACACTCATTACTGGATTTGTAGAAGCATAAGGGGCAATAACATCAGAATAAATTATTTTATTTTTTATATTTATTAGATTAGGTGTGGTGTTTAATCCTTGCCCGTAGTCTTGATAAGCACTTCTTCTTGAGCTTTCTCCTATTATTAAAACTATATTTTTTATGTTTTCATTAGCTTTTAATTTTTCGTGATTATTAGCAATTTTTAAATAACTCTTTTGCATTATTTTAGAATTAATCAAAATATCATCTGTATAAATTAATTCTTTATTAAATTTAATAAAAGGAATATTTATATATCTACTAAAATCATATTTAATAGCTCTTCTTAAATCATTCCCAAAGCATACTACAAAGATTAAAATAATAAAAGCTATGTTTAATTTGTTATTTATTTTTATATTTATTTTAATTTTTAATAAAAATAAAGCCACAATCATAAAAATTAAAATTCCAAAGAATTTAAAATTAATATATATTGATACAAACTCAATACTTTCAGCCATATTTGTATTTAAAAATGCTTCTAAGAAACTTGGATTTAAAAAATTATTAAAATTAATTACTAAAAAAGATTGAATAAAGATTACAAAGAAATTATAAATTATTAAAAATCTTAAAATACCCCCCCCCATAAGGGATTTTAGATTTTAGAATATAGATTAGAAAATATACAAACAAGATTATAAAAATTAGCGTAACTGAAGTAGATTTTATATATTTTAAATCTTGAATAATGCCTTGATTTATAATCTTATTAGAAAACAATACTAAGCAAAAAATATTGCTTAGTGTAAAATATAAAAATATTCCAAAATGCTTTAAAACAAATTCAGTAAAATTATTCTTCATCTTTAGCCTTTTTTTGCAAGATATTTAGGGTTGTATTTACTATACTAAATGCTAAAGCAGTATAAATAT
This is a stretch of genomic DNA from Campylobacter sp. RM12651. It encodes these proteins:
- the mreC gene encoding rod shape-determining protein MreC, with amino-acid sequence MNKFKLLLLICVLLTSSYYFVADVKNAVLGVNDFVLNKLYNAYDYTKQNITKYFNQVNQIDELSTENKKLKQYKFLYDNLVIEYNNLAKAHNLKKYEFELALTRVLSYEKIGSLTKFWMSYDGIKPDITYGLIYDNNAVGIMYSNNNRAYALSLNDEKCVFSVVVGENKTPAILQGSKNSIYVNFVTDYKELNIGDLVYTSGKDLIFPEGIYVGKVVKIIDEAGYKRAILEDTKTLSPYRYVYMVSAKENSQEIKN
- a CDS encoding TM2 domain-containing protein; this translates as MDKSSILMLLDNKISSEQKFMLNDKLDNLSEEKYKNLPLIPLKSPILAAVLGFFFGVWGVDRFYQGNMLLGFLKIGLFLIGLASTLVFIGVFILWALYIYVLVDIYFVYKAVQKDNYTKILQIIG
- the trxB gene encoding thioredoxin-disulfide reductase — encoded protein: MLDLAIIGGGPAGLSAGLYATRGGLKNVVMYEKFMPGGQITSSSEMENYPGVATVMDGISFMAPWSEQSTRFGLKIEQKEVIRVEKNGENFKIIFSDNSSEDAKAVIVCTGAAPKKAGFIGENEFFGRGVSTCATCDGAFYRKKEVAVLGGGDTALEEALYLANLCSKVYLIHRREGFRAAPSTVERAKKNEKIEFILNAKVEEVVGDNAGVTGVKIVFNDGSKKDLAVPGIFTFVGLDVRNEVLKQTDGSFLCEMVGDAVKVDLKMRTSVEGLFAAGDLRVDAPRQVVCAAADGANAALGVISYLESKH
- a CDS encoding phosphoethanolamine transferase; the encoded protein is MAESIEFVSIYINFKFFGILIFMIVALFLLKIKINIKINNKLNIAFIILIFVVCFGNDLRRAIKYDFSRYINIPFIKFNKELIYTDDILINSKIMQKSYLKIANNHEKLKANENIKNIVLIIGESSRRSAYQDYGQGLNTTPNLINIKNKIIYSDVIAPYASTNPVMSVLLNFANLDNLSERKFYENLDIINLFKLANYKTFWISNQDYISEWGNNAASVGIMSDFSYFTNKYMSSSDTLSYAKYDGVLLPIIKNLKLSDNNFIVIHLLGNHGNYKKRYPKEFAKFNESDIKTNISDKKSIAEYYNSILYTDYIIQNIYDIFKNDDSLIIYLSDHAESLYDDKSKSVLGHILDKITAEIPFIILYSNSFEENHKKLLKDLNKAKDLPFMSDDLIHLICDITGIYPIEYKSYLSPLRSDYKKDKIRLFGNELKYNKF